The sequence AGAGCTAGAGGTTATAACTCTCTCTATCCCATGGGTTTTCACTACACGGGTACTCCTATACTCACCATGGCTGAATCTATTGCTAAAAACGATTCGGAGCTTATAGAGCTTTTCAGAGAATTCTATGAAGTTCCTGAGAATGAGATCAGTAGAATGAAGGATCCTCTCGAGCTAGCAAGATACTTCCATAGAGTATCTAGAGAGAGTATGAGAATGCTCGGACTTGGAATCGATTGGAGAAGAGAGTTCACAACAGTAGACCCCGAGTTTCAGAGCTTCATAAGATGGCAGTTCAGAAGATTATATGAGAAGAACTATGTATCTAGAGGAACATACCCTGTAGGCTGGTGTCCTCTCCATCAAATGCCTGTAGGAGGTCATGACACTAAAGATGATAAGGATCCTGAGATCGAAGAATTCACACTAGTATTCTTCAGAGATTCTAGAGGTAGAATACTTCCCACAGCAACACTAAGACCTGAGACAGTCTTCGCAGTAACAAACCTCTGGGTTAATCCTGATACGGAGTATGCAGAAGTACTTGTAGAAGGAGCTCTATGGATTATCTCGAGAAAAGCTTATGAGAAACTTATATATCAAAAAGATTCTATAGAGATCCTGAGAAGCTTCAAAGGATCAGAACTCGAAGGTTTAGAGGTTATCAATCCAGTCACAGGAGAACATGTGTACGTGATACCAGCGTCATTCGTGGATCCAGGCTTTGGAACAGGAGTTGTAATGAGCGTTCCATCTCACTCGCCTGATGATTATATCGCTTACATGGAGAGTATGAGAATTGAGAGATATAGAGAGTATCTAGAGAGATCTCCCAAGCCTAGGAAGATAATAGATCTGCCAGGAGTAAGAGATCTCCCCGCTAAATGGATTGTTGAGAGACTAGGTATAAGAAGTAGCAGAGAGAGGGAAGCTCTAGAGAAAGCTACCAGAGAACTTTACAATCTCGAATTCACCTCAGGAGTTATGCACATGGATCTCGATAGATACATATTATCAGGGGAAGAAGATCTGATTAGATCTGTGAAGAACTTGATTGTGGGAAGAAAAGTTTCAGAAGCTAGAGAAAATATATCAAAGATTCTTAGAGAAAGAGGTAGAGGAGATATAATATATGAATTGATCAATGCACCGGTATACTGTAGATGTGGTACTGAAATAGTTGTTAAAGTTTTAAAAGATCAGTGGTTTATAAGATATTCAGATCCTGCCTGGAAGAGAGATGGTTTGAAAGCTCTAGATAGAATGGAGATTATCCCAGAAGAGATGAAGAACCACATGAGAGAACTTATAGAAGGTCTCAGAGAAAAGCCTTGCGCCAGAACAAGAGGTCTGGGAACACCTCTTCCATGGGATCCCTCGTGGATTATAGAGAGTTTAAGCGATTCAACTATATATATGGCGTTCTACACCGTGATCCATAGAATCAGAAGTCTTAAGATAGATCCAGGATCTCTTGATGACGAGTTCTGGTCCTATATAATGCTGGGAGAAGGAGATCCTAGTAGGATTGCGTCTAGAATTAGAGTAGGGTTAGAAGATCTAGAGAGTTTAAGAAGAGAATTTCTATACTGGTATCCTCTTGATGTGAGAGTTGCTGGAAGAGATCTAGCTAATAATCATCTACTCTTCTTCATAATGAATCACACAGCTATATTCCCAGAAGATCTATGGCCTAAGAAGATACTAGTCCATGGATGGGTTTTGAGAGAAGGAGAGAAGATGAGTAAGAGTAGGAGGAATATAACTCCTCTCTTCAAAGCCATCAGGGATAAGAGTTCAGATGTTGTTAGACTTACTCTCGCAATATCTTCAGAGGTTGATCAGGATCTAGATTTCAGAGATTCCACCGCAGACTCCATAGCTTTCCACCTGAAGAAGCTCTATGACATGATATATGCTGTGAGAAGTAAGAGGTTTAAAGATGAACCTGATGAGAGAGAGCTTTTCATAGCTGCTAGAATTGCTAGAAGAATTTTAAAAGCTGATGAGGCTCTGAGAAGATTTAGAATTAGAGAAGCTGGTAATATCCTCTTCTTTGAGATATTCAACGACTTCTCAGAGATTCTCTCGAGAGAAAGTATTTGGAGAGGTTTTAAAGATATTATTAGAGAGTGGATTAAACTTCTCTCAGTATACACACCACACCTAGCTGAGGAGATATGGAGGAATGTACTTGGCGAGAGTAGTTTTGTTGTTAGAGAGATCGTAGATCTCGAGAAGATTAAAGGTTTTACAGATGTTGTTAGAGAACTTGAAGAGGAGTATCTAAAAAGTGTTATAGAAGATCTGAGAGAGATAATCTCTTTAACAGGTATCAAGCCTTCTAGAATAATCCTCTACACTAGCGGAGGAGAGGATTATCAGCTTCTGAGAGAAGCTCTTGAATCTTCTATGAGAAGAGAGGGGTTGAGAGAGTTCATAGGAAGAAATATCATGAGAGTTGATGAGAGTAGTAGAAGAACTTATGCTGAGAAGCTTAGAAAAATATTCGAGCAGGCTACTAAGATCTCTGCAGAGTTTAGAGAGCTAGTAGCTCTAGTAGATTCATTCGATGAAAGAACTCTAGCCAGCAGACTTAGTTCTAGAATTAAAGAGCTCTATCCAGATGCTGATGTTAAGATATACTACTATAGAGATCCCGAGGCTCCGGATCCAGGAGGTAAAAAGAATCAAGCACTTCCTCTGAAACCTTCTATATACATCCAGTAGAACTTTTTAATACCTCCTAGCCGAAGTTTATCTGGTGCTATCTTGAGTTCTAATGCTAGATCTAGGATAGGAATCGTTTTAGAAGGCTATGTATACCTAGACAACGCAGGAGCAGGTCCTCTACCTCTAGATACTCTCCAGAGAATCAAAGAA comes from Sulfolobales archaeon and encodes:
- the leuS gene encoding leucine--tRNA ligase — translated: MRWLNNIAFKWQREWDANKIYEEDPRADMPKFFITAAFPYPNSPTHIGNARSFLLADVIARYMRARGYNSLYPMGFHYTGTPILTMAESIAKNDSELIELFREFYEVPENEISRMKDPLELARYFHRVSRESMRMLGLGIDWRREFTTVDPEFQSFIRWQFRRLYEKNYVSRGTYPVGWCPLHQMPVGGHDTKDDKDPEIEEFTLVFFRDSRGRILPTATLRPETVFAVTNLWVNPDTEYAEVLVEGALWIISRKAYEKLIYQKDSIEILRSFKGSELEGLEVINPVTGEHVYVIPASFVDPGFGTGVVMSVPSHSPDDYIAYMESMRIERYREYLERSPKPRKIIDLPGVRDLPAKWIVERLGIRSSREREALEKATRELYNLEFTSGVMHMDLDRYILSGEEDLIRSVKNLIVGRKVSEARENISKILRERGRGDIIYELINAPVYCRCGTEIVVKVLKDQWFIRYSDPAWKRDGLKALDRMEIIPEEMKNHMRELIEGLREKPCARTRGLGTPLPWDPSWIIESLSDSTIYMAFYTVIHRIRSLKIDPGSLDDEFWSYIMLGEGDPSRIASRIRVGLEDLESLRREFLYWYPLDVRVAGRDLANNHLLFFIMNHTAIFPEDLWPKKILVHGWVLREGEKMSKSRRNITPLFKAIRDKSSDVVRLTLAISSEVDQDLDFRDSTADSIAFHLKKLYDMIYAVRSKRFKDEPDERELFIAARIARRILKADEALRRFRIREAGNILFFEIFNDFSEILSRESIWRGFKDIIREWIKLLSVYTPHLAEEIWRNVLGESSFVVREIVDLEKIKGFTDVVRELEEEYLKSVIEDLREIISLTGIKPSRIILYTSGGEDYQLLREALESSMRREGLREFIGRNIMRVDESSRRTYAEKLRKIFEQATKISAEFRELVALVDSFDERTLASRLSSRIKELYPDADVKIYYYRDPEAPDPGGKKNQALPLKPSIYIQ